CATTCACTAGTTTTCTTCTTTCTAATgtaatatctttttttttatcgtCATCTCAATGTGAGCTTGCCTGATAAACACGTCTTGAAAGACTGCGATGTTGCACTTTGAATATCCCAGTAAATCAAGTGTCGTCACCATATATTAAATCGTTCTTCTGAGAATGATAACATATTTACAAATATCATAAAGTGtgcaacaaatccattttgatTAGAATGAATTTTGGGGACTGAGATGGATACTAGACACAGTCACATGCCAATTTAACACAATCAGCTACATTTGTATCAACTCACAAAAGCAACTAAAATATGATAAGACAATTTCATCCCTGGAGTCTCCAGTAGGGGAGTGCACTTGGACAGAAATGGTGATTCAGACATACCATTGGAAACTTTCAAATACAAGTGTATCTAAAGATGATGATATGTATCGTTGATCATTTAATCCGTACAGCAATCAAGATCAATGTATTGTTATGCCGGTACTAGTAACAATGTATGAGATTACATTCTGTAAAAAGGTACTATTTTGTCTGATGTGCACAATCCTGTTAACTTTGGGACTTTTTGTGAACATCCAGATGTTCAAGAATGTTTTTAATTTGTTCAAGAATTTAGTAAATCATTTTTGAAAATCACTGAATACTTTTTGGGAAATATTGGCAGTAATACTGAATGCAGCAGAAAGGCAGAACTGGGTACACCTTAATATCTGCCGATTTATTGCTATTGATATTGTTAGTGTGATATTCAACAACAAATTGGCATTATTTTCTATTAAGCGACAATACAATCTATACGACTTTACATATTGTTGTTCTTACATATTACTCTTTGAAATGTAATATTTAAGTGCACTTGTTTGGCAGATTCTGTGATTGGGATTTAGTGATGCCAAGGGTTGAATCATTGGTCTTGTACCACAACACAATTAAAACGACATGAATGCAAACACTTTTCATTGGGTTTGTATGTTATGTATCAATATAATACCCTGTAGTAAAATCGTGGGATGGTCTTGTAGGACTTGTCTTTGTCGCCTCCTTCCTTCCACTCTGTATAGTATTTGGTGAACAGCTCTGTTTCTTCTGCTTTCTTTTCCTCTTCGCTCCTCTCATCTGTAACGTCACACCAACAGTTAATGTTGACTTAGCTAACCGGTGACTTAAGCTATCAATCCACAGTAGCTAGCTTTAGCCGCCGGTATGTTACATTAGTTTACATTTTTGTCTCACCTTTTTTGGTGTTTGCTAATCTTCTTTTCAAAATATCCGACCAATGAGGTTGTTGTTCTTTAGCCATACTTGCTAAGAAGCCAATTAAATATTTCGTCAGTATATTTTAGCCATTCCAAAAGACAAAAACATGACAAAAGTAGACTTGTGTACTAAAGTAGCCAAGCTGCCCAAAAGTAACTGACTGAACAAGAGTAAGGCTTCCGTTTTGAGTttagtatttcaaaataaaagtctacTTTTGTAAACATTTGGAACATGTCATAGTCTAATGGTTGAGGATTAACAAAAAGGCAACGTATGTGAATTGATATTTATTCAAAAAATGCTGTAttgtgtatttatatttgttatctttctgttttaatTGACAAAATGTTCGCTTTTATTCTACCGCCAAAATCGCGCATTCCGGTCTTTCTCTGGTTATTTTTCACAAACTTGACACACGGAGCTGTCAAGCGTTGATGACGTCAATGTGTGCGACATTAGTCCATGCCTACAGTTTACACTTGCATTTGTCCATGAAgtaattcaaaaatatatatgcTGTTAGTGTTAACTTCTGATATCAAGGGAATGTGTGAGTCGCATTTAAAGACGTAGGTATGCGTCGAGCTAACGAGACAGTGATAGTAATCTTCAGATAGCAAGTAGCATTTGGAAACTGCAAGGTTATTGATACATGTAGCTAACAACATGTGGTAGTTTTATAGTCAGTTTATCTGGGAAATACCTGTACATGTCATGTCAGTTAAGGAATATAGCTGATTTATAACTGAAGTGGATGTGAAGTGTAGTAATAGATCATCTAAGTTAAAGTCAGAGGCTAACATGGGCTCCACATTGTTATTTAAAGGCAGAATATGCTTGAAGCCTTTCTATCACCAGGGGAGTTTCTTCACATTAAACTCTTCCATTTTCAAGTCATCACACCTGCCTCTCTCAGCACGCTCCCTGTGCACCAGAGACCCTTACCCCACACCTGGAGCCAGGCACACAGACAGAAGGTCTGATGCGCAGGGGGGAGACAACAAGAGCACCTTTCAAAACAGGGAAGAGGATTTTCGGGATGGTGCTAGAAGAGGTAAGAGCTCCACTCTTAGACAGACGCCTGCATTCCCTAAATCTGTGTTTGCTGCCGGGAATGCAAAGAGAACAGCAGAGATCCAGAAGAGGAAAGCAGCGTTGTTCTTtcaggaggaggagcagcatGGAGGGGAACGGGAACGGAGGACGAGTAGAGGAACAGGTAGGACACACTGACGTGGAGTTCTGATTTGCTCACTAAAGCTGTCACACAGACAGATGTTTGTGGtgcaaaaacattttagaatacCAATTGtttgcaggaacagagcacttTTAATCTGTGCACAAATAATTGTTGTTATACTTTCGTAATAGGCATTTTGCTAGGGCTGTGTATTGGAAAGAATCTAATGATATTGTTCATAATATCCTGTAAAAGGGGTTACAATTCAATATATTGCAACTCATCATTAACAAGGTGATGTATTGCAAATGTAATATCTTATTTTAGGAATAGTGTCATTACAATGAACTCATCACCATATACATTACATCGTTTTTTTATCCAATCAGGACAGTGGGCGCTGAATGTGCATTTGTTAAAGTCCCTGTAGCTTTTAGTCATTGCACAATTCTTTTTTGCAATCTGAGCAAACCGATTAAAAAAGGAAATTTCAGATTTGTGTtttgttcaaggttctttatttgtgcCTACAgttacatgtttacatgcttaagTGTTCAAAGATGTCTTTACTTTTCTGGGAACCTTCaggttttagcctttgcagaccatgtcATGCACAAAAGCCGATGCAACACACTACAACACCTATGCCTAtgcaacacactacaggaaaggggaaaTCCCCACAAGCCTAATAGGGCTCCTTAACATTTCCCTATATCAATAAAGACAAAGATAGGGACAAATAATCTTGCAGTAAAATAAGTTcattaaaaatgtaaacaaacagTGAAAATGACATACAGACTATTTATTATTTAACTATTCGTTAAAATTGATTAATTGTTTTTGACAATTTATTCTATATCGCAAAACACCTTTAAACTCTAAGTTTTGGTTAacagtgttttttattttttgttttagtgCCTAAATCCTAAATAAGTCTACCAAAGTGTTTTGGAATAATAATTGAGCTTGATGTTTTACAGCGTCTCTGCAACCTCCCGATCGGCCGCTCTCAGCTGCTGAGTGGAGGGATCTGAAGGAGTCTCGGGGAAATGCACCCCGCTTTGACACCCGCATGATGTGCACACTGTTCACCACCGCGGCAGAGCTGAATATCGCTAAGTAAGAGGAGGACCAGTGTGTTTGTGTCAGTGATCTTGACAACTCTTGTTTAGGTCTCAATTGTCCTCACTTTAAGTAATTAATTTTTGCTGAATcagaaaacattttcttttctgataaggaAATGTACTGTCCTCTCGCAGCAAGGTCGGGTGTCTGACAGGTGCAAACGTGCTACAACTGCCCAAAACATTTCCCTTAGGAGCAACGCGCTGCAGCTTCAGAAACGATGCATatctaaaaacacaaatgtgccaaaacacaatTTCACCAACTTGAAGCAACATTCGCAGTGTTTACAAAAACTCTACGCATGTGTTTAAATGTTGCGTTTTTGTATTTGCagtgttttgtatttgcagctTTTCATTTAGTTAATGCAtcgctttaaaggtcccatgtcttggccatttctactgatcataaatccattgttgaggtcgactagaatagatttacattgttcaatgttccaaactcactttGGTTTCTCATAGCATCTCTGTATGTAGTactgtatgtgtattcactctctgtcctacacggcttgttggagctcctgcccccccctccctgtgagcccactgtgctctgattggtcagctcgcccactctgttctgatgagtccaccaccgttacagcggaacatcagtgtttatgtGTTTACTGCAGCACCctcatctgcgaggctccactagcacccgcacCCCCATACACGAGCTTTTCGTATGTTACTAAATTGAACTGTACCTTTCTACCATAGGTCACTACTGACTTTTGTAGCCACGGAAACGGGGACGCTCTCCTATGAGCTGTTACTACGGTACCTGACGTTGTGTGTGCGCGGCGGACACGATGCCGAGGTGTTCGATGTCTATGAGATAATGCGAGGAAATTTCCCTGCTCTGGACACAGGAGCCTCCAGCCTCTTTATCCAATCCTTCAGCCGCACGGAGAGGTGGAGGGAGGCCATCAGCATCCTCGACGAGGTTAAGAAGGTGAACATAAAAATCACATCAAAGGGATAGTTTGGATGTGTTACAGTGCGCTTGTATAAGGTCAACTTTTTTCCAAATTCTGATATGCTGCACATATTTCATTTTCTAGTCCTTTTAAATAgtatataaaatatgtttatgtatGCACTTTTATACTCCAAAGCAAATTATTTAAACGTGTACAGTACACCTGGGCAAATGACCTGATTCTGTTTAATAGGGTAAAAGTACTGTTTTTTTGATGGAGTTTGGTGGCTTAAAAGAGAGCTAGATAACAGATTTAGTTTCCTGTCAaaaacatagactgtatatcTGTCTCAGAACAAGGTAATGTGTTGAAAAATATCGAAATATTGCCTAAACTTGAACTGATACTGGGTTTTTTACGGTGGCTTGAATTTGTTTTATTGCCGTCCGCATCAGTACATTGTTTTTCTTCCTGCTTGTAGACTGCCATCTACTGTAAGTACTACACTGACTATGGATAAGTATTCACACAACCCCACTTCAAACAGTCCAAACTATCCCTTTAAATCCATATTGGAGCTGGAGGACATGGCATCCTTACTTTATCATCACCTAGTTTTCCCGTTATCCTCACAGGTGTTTACCCCTTCACCACGTAACTACGGGGAAATTATCACCGCAGCGATGTTGAATGGAGACACCACCACCGCCTGGGCCCTGTATGATGAAATCATTGACAAGGGGCTGACCCCGCACCAGGAAACCTGGGAGGCTCTGTTTAAGGCAGCGGGGAACCCTAAGCAGGAGGAGGCCATGTCTGCCTCTGAGCACCAGGAGAGGCTGCTGGGAATTCTGCTCTACATGAGGGACAACCAGATCTACCCCCAGCACAGCCTCACCAGCACCATCAAGGCCTGGTTTGAAAGGTATTGGAGAGTGGGGGGAGACTTTCAGGGTTAGATGGGAAACTAAGGATGATATACATTATTCTAATTCCTCATTTCAGCAGCTTCTGTTCTCTAGACTTCTGATATTAACAatggggtttgtgtgtgtgcaaagaTTTCAATGCAGGATCAGAAATCCTATACTCATCCCGAAGTGGGGAAATGTATGACGCTACAGCAGCAAAGGTATAGTGCAGATAAAAGAAGAAAGGAAACTGAGTAGGCTTACATAAAAAGGCAAACACAAGTTATTATTAAGTTATTACacttttttaaacaaataagCAAACCTAAAAAAGTTAACCaaaaatgatatatatatttatttaaattaaatggcATTAAAAAACAGAAAAGGTATTATAGTTCAATCTATAAGTCTTTAACAGTTCATAAATTGTTTAAATCTGCGATTATGTTATTATCTTAATATTATGAACTTATTTCCAatatctttttcttgtgttgctCTTTCACATTACGATCAGTGAAGTGTTAAAATAGGTCATGTCACATTATTCCAAGGCATGAGTGGGTCCCCAATATGTTTTGATCTGGCAAGGGGTCCTTGGCTGCTCTATACTTTCATTATGACATCATTTATTTAACAAACTTGAGTAAATTATACTAAAAATAAGAACACAACAGGTTGACTGATGAAATGATGTTATTTGAGAAGGTTTTTTTTCACATGGAGGAAAAAAAGGCTGGTTTTAACATCATCGTGATCAGTAGACTATAACTGTACATTTTCACTGACCTTTGGTCCCCTTACTTTCCTCAATTTTATATTAATAAAATACATCTGCAAACAAAAATTCATACCTCAAGTAAAAATTCCTCACTCTCATTCCTCCATTCTCTTTTcgtctcttcctccctgtctccagacTCTCAGGACAGAAATGGACAGGAAGTTGGACCAGCGCCACCCCAAAGTAATTACACCACCTTCCTACCTCAACATGAATCTTCCTAGATTAGTTGTTGTCATAGATGTTAGTGCATGGCCTGAATAGTGTGTTCTgtatgtattgtttatgaataTTGATGTGTTTTTAGGGGTGTGTGCAGCTGTTGTGGGTCTCAGTTGGAGTCAATCAAGCTGACTGATGAGGAGTACCAGCAGCTGAAAGACAGAGTGATGGCTGACATCATTCAGGGACGAGATGTTTTTAAAAAGACCACACCggaggtaaacacacacacatactaagAATTGTTTCCATTGGTCCATAAGATCTCTGAATAAGTGTGttataatttaaaaaaggcCATTAAGAGCATTTATATAGCTTAAATACACCTATACTTGGCCTTTAAGATATAGTATGCAAGTAGCTTTTTAATATTTCCTTGTATTCAGTGATATAAATACAATCTAAATTggtaataacttttttttattattatttaattatattACAACTGTATGCAAATATTTAAGGACTCTCCCGAATTAGAACATATGGCACTATATAAatccaaaaaaataaataaaaagtaaaataaataattgaaacaaaaaaaacaattaaaagacGGTCCACCCGAATACTTATTATATATTTCATGATATTGAGTTGTATTAATTCATTTGTGCTCGCATATACAGGACATGATTAATAATAAATCATTCTAATCGTGGTGGGCGATGAACATTTGGGAAGTTTTAAGCTATATTCAGATGCTAAGTTTCTAGTTGGAAATAACTCATCCTATATTACAACTCAAAGGCTCATCTACGAATAGCATGGCACATTAGCTTTCTATCTCCTTCTCCCTAACTTCTGCTAGATGGCGTCATCGgtacacacgcagctgctgaGGTTACACACAGCTTCTAGAGAGTGAAACAGATTCTGATCAGATCTCCTTTTGCTGGTGTTTAAGTCGGTTTTTTTCCAGGTTTTTTAGGAAGTTAAATGTACAGGAAGTCTTCTGTTATTCCATGTAACTTTGAGGTATTCTGGCCTTTAAAATCCCTTTTTTGATAGAGATTGAGCTAACGTCTGGAAGAGATGAAGCCTACTTGTTTCCAATCTTCATGTTTGGTAGCTTAACCATTTTTTTCCCCTttaagttattttttcaattgtTTAAATTGACAACTTTACAGTATTAGCGTCCAATACTGCTTAATAATTTACCGTAGCTACATTTTAAGCTGTATTAACATAATAGAGCTAAGTAAAGTACTTTAGCCACATTATTAATATGAATTCATAAAGTTAATTGTGCTAAGTAATGTACCTTAGCTACATTAATAGGCTATCTTAGCATCTCACagattgtaatgtaatgtagctaCATTATTAAGATATTAGCATCTAATTGAGCATAATAATATGCTTTAGCTTCACTATTATTATGAATTAGCATTCAACAGAACTAAATGATGTACCTTAGTAATATCATTCAATTAATCTAAATAATGTTCCATGGACCTTAGCTACGTTAGTAAGCTGTTTTAGCATCTTAGAGAGCTAAAATATATAACTTAGCTACATTATGTAGTTAATTACATCTAAAAAAGCGTAAAAGTATAACTTTGCTACATTATCTAGCAACGTCTTAGTCTTTAATAGAGTTTAATATTGTATTTGAATTACATTATTAAGCTGTATTAGCTTCTAACAAAGCTTAATGAGGCACTTTAGCTACATTACCAATATGTATTATTACTAGCATTTTAAACAGATTTTTTTAATGGACTAATCATGGATTTAAAAATAACATATCGCATGATAATTAGCACGTTTTAGCAGCTAGCTGTTTCTTCCTTCCAGTATTTGAGAGGTAGGCTCATTAAGACTACTAAGAAAATTCAGAAgcatatttccaaagaaaaatGTAAACTATTCTGCCACTATGTGCATAGGTTAGTAATCTTTTACATAAAATATGAAATTGTAATGACATATTTTGCATGTTGTGAGGTAGGAGGAGTCATTGTTCCACCTGGGCAAACATGTTGTTAAGCTTCAGGGTATCAGTTGATTACCTCATGGTTTTAAGTTATTCTCCCACCACCTGTTGGATAGCAGcaccacacacatgctctcagtTAAACACAAAGTCAGGTCTATATTTTCGTATGGCACTTTCATAACAAAAGAGAGCAGCCTTTTCATGTTGCATGCATATTATGTACGTGGACTGTCTGTGTTAAAAGAGAGCCAGGAGACAAGCTTTTCATAGGATTGGAATGTTCCGGCTGTATCTTTTATGATGCCAACGAtaataaacttaaaaacaaggtTATTCACTTGAAATAGTTCCAAAAATAAATGTGGTAACATCAGAAACGTGTAGTTAATAGTATGTCATATATGTTTATGATCAGGGAGACAGTTGGCATAGTTTCCTTTGTGTTTTTTTCAGTAGTCAAGGGGGGTTTGTTGGTGCAACAGTTAGTTAAATTGCGGGGATTTCCAGCATGTAGAGCACCATGTGAATCTGGACCACAACTACCTCCCGCCGATGAGACGGAGCTAGGAAGGCAGACAGACATATTGTGAAGCTgccaattgagcggcccgaccaagcaaggagacagaggcagaacgtccaaaaatataacccggcgtgggcatttattaaaaacatgggcacaaagttcaccgcctcaatctgcggttctcctttcacccctcctgcagccacaaggatctcacacacacacaaatacccaCACTCccaatcatcacaacaagacacatgtgaggggggaggagacaacacaggacaccaggtgcacacaatcatcagccacagacaacatatactgtgcaaacacgctaataaagtgccctattacccggcctgaagccgtcagtccagtGACGAAGTTACTCATCAGGACTTTATTATTCCCAATTTAAGGCAATTCATTTTAAGGTCAAACAGGGTGCTTCAGACTACAGTGGGGCAACAGTGCAAAGAGGAAGAGGGGCTGTGTTAGAATGTATGTGCTAGTTACAaggtaacaacataataaactttTTGTGGATGCAGCTtgtgatgtgaggagtgagggacacggccagtgttggcaggacatgaattaaaatgtcgaattcgaacttcattttaaggacatttcggccaggggtggagAGCTATATTATTTTGttcaagcaccggattggcaaaacaggagagtgtgtgcaccagtctgccttgatctatgtattcatgggactctcacagtatctgctgcccacagctgttttatagaaggaaaacctgcttcacttcatgacatctctgcagcgccaggaggcagcgggagggttaactcagcctctgagaagaggagcgcgcagtgtctttcacgcaccgccttcgctgtgtttaccttcagaatcattagaaaggcgaaagagcggtgtggctgatgtgttttaaccacacacacctctacaaacacacacacacacacacacacacacacacacacacacacacacacacacacgcacgcacgcacacacgatttaaaagcagacttttgttcctccatgtttcgttgttattgtttcactgagcggacccgcacatttttttcaaacgctcccttttttggtccatctgcgcggtaataggttttgtgcgctgtgatgattcggctgtacctttagtaatgaatattaaatgttgtgaggaaatctttccaccaataattccaataagtaaaacaaaatgtattcacttcaggtttacgaaagtaactgtaatcagattactcgtttttcaaatgtaacgcgagctgaatacagttacttgatttttgtattctgattacgtaacgccgttacatgtattccgtgaCAACCCAACCCTGAGC
The sequence above is drawn from the Pseudochaenichthys georgianus chromosome 22, fPseGeo1.2, whole genome shotgun sequence genome and encodes:
- the prorp gene encoding mitochondrial ribonuclease P catalytic subunit; this translates as MGSTLLFKGRICLKPFYHQGSFFTLNSSIFKSSHLPLSARSLCTRDPYPTPGARHTDRRSDAQGGDNKSTFQNREEDFRDGARRGKSSTLRQTPAFPKSVFAAGNAKRTAEIQKRKAALFFQEEEQHGGERERRTSRGTASLQPPDRPLSAAEWRDLKESRGNAPRFDTRMMCTLFTTAAELNIAKSLLTFVATETGTLSYELLLRYLTLCVRGGHDAEVFDVYEIMRGNFPALDTGASSLFIQSFSRTERWREAISILDEVKKVFTPSPRNYGEIITAAMLNGDTTTAWALYDEIIDKGLTPHQETWEALFKAAGNPKQEEAMSASEHQERLLGILLYMRDNQIYPQHSLTSTIKAWFERLSGQKWTGSWTSATPKGVCSCCGSQLESIKLTDEEYQQLKDRVMADIIQGRDVFKKTTPEELESFKAFVKKKPAFDVVVDGLNIANINNDKRLLSETLLAVVSELERQGLTVLVLGRKHMLWPSRSWDRNNMKLIQQKAHCFFTENISEDDPFLLYATLHSGNHCRFVSRDMMRDHKACLPDGASRRLFFKWQRGHQLVVDGFVTAGKRVRFQSIPTYDTIVQTSADSWHVPYDDTEDRSTYEVPQKWLCLTTKH